CCAGCTGGGTGTCGAGTTCCTCTTCGGGCAGGGTTTCGGCATCCGACAGGATGGTGCCGGTGACGCCCTGTTCCACCACCTCGTCGGTGCCGCCGGCGGGGGTGGCCAGAACCGGGGTGCCGACCAGCTGGGCCTCGATCAGCACGTTGGGCAGGCCCTCCATCGCGGCGAGGTGCATCAGCAGGTCGGCGCGGTGCATGTAGAAACCAACCTTGCTGCGGATTCCCAGCGCGAAGACGCGGTCCTGAAGGCCCAGTTCGGCGATCTTCGCCTGTGCGTCTGGAAACAGCGCGCCCGACCCCAGCATGACAAAGCGCGTGTCGTCGCGTTTGGCAAGGTAGCGGGCGGCTGCCTCGATCCAGCGCAAAGGGCGCTTGTTCTCGTCGAAGCGGAAGACCCCGACCACGGTGCGGGTGCAGGGGGCAGAGCGTTCGAGGATCTCGAACCACGCGGCGCGGTCCTCGTCGTCGCCATCGGGCGGCATGACCTTCACGGCATTGGGGATGACCCGCACGGTGCCGGGGGCAAGGTTCAGCCAGTCCTCGTAGGCGGTGGCTGCCTTCTGGCTGTTGGCGGTGAAGGTGACATGCGGCATGGCCGCCAGCGCCTTGTAAAGCACCGGCAGTTCCTCGCGCCAGAAGTTGGGCCGCAGGTTCGGCGGCAGCCCCCGGAAAGAGGTAACGATGCGCGGCACGCCCGCCAGCACGGCGGCGATGGCGGATTGCACGATGCCGCCGTCCTGCCAGAGATAGGCGACTTCGGTCCGGTGCGCGCGGAAGGCCTGCAAGAGCTGGCAGGTGTGGCGCTTGACGTCCGGGGCCAGCAGAGACAGCAGGTCGCGCAGGTCCGGGGTCAGGCCGTCCAGCGCCTCGACGGCGATCTGGTCTTCCTCGGAAAAGACGCGGGTCGGCACACCGGCCTCGGCCAGCATCGGGCGGTAGAAATCGGCGCCTGTGGCGGGGTTGGCGTGCTTGACCCAGACCTCGGGCAGCGGGTCGCCCGCCAGCGCCGCACGGTCGAGGAAGGCGCAGGCGATGCGGGTCATCTGACGCTCTGCGCCGCCGGTGCCCAACTGGCCGGAGAAGAATACCATCCTCCGGGCGCGGTTCAGCGGGCGCGGTGCGGGTGCGCGGGCGAGGATGGCGTCGATGGCCGCTGCCGATTGCTTCAAGTCGTACCGTTCCATCATCTTCGCCTGTGCCTCGACCCGCGCCAGCAGATCCTGCGAGGCCGCGCCCATGCGGTCCCGTCCGTGCACCGCATGGGCCACCCGGGCGGCCTCGGGGAAACGCGATTGTTCGGCAAGGGCCTTGATGTAATCCATGCGGATGGCGCGGTCGGCGGGGTGCAGGACCGAGAGCGTCGACCAAAGCTGATCCAGTTCGGCCCATGCCTTCAGCTCGATCAGGCCGGGCAGGGCGATGCGCGCCTGCGGCAGCGCCCGCCAGCAATCCGGGTAATGCCGCGCGATGCGGACAAGGCCCTCGTCCACGCGGCCGTCGCGGCGCAGCCAGCGCATCAGCATGCGCAGCGCCAGCGGGTCCTGCGGGAACCGCTCTTGCAGGGCGCTCCAGACCGCGCGCATGTCCTTTTCGCTGCGCAGGCGTTCCATCAGAAGGCCCGAGGCCAGCGCAAGGTGGCGGTCGGCGCGGAACCGCTCCAGCAGCGGTTCAAGCTGCGCCAGAACCTCTTCGGCCATCGCGGGCGAGGTCACGCCCCGGGCCATGTCGAAGATCTGCCGCGACGCGCCGGGGGGCAGCGGCGGCGCGCTGTGCGAGAAGTCCAGTTTTTCCGCCAGTGAGGTCATGGCGTCACGCGCAGGCCGGAAGGGCGTCGCGAAGCCTGTGGGCCTCGGCTGCCAGTCGGGGGTTGTCATCCGCAAGCGACAGGACGCGGCCTGCGGCCTGCAGGGCAAGGGCTTCGTCGCGGGCGCGACGGGCGGCCCGCATGACCAGCACCCAGAGCGTCAGCCGGTCCGGCATCGCGCTGGTGGCGGCAAGCCCGGCCTCGGCGGCCTCGGCGGCGCGGCCCTGAGCCAGCAGCAGCCGCGCGCGCCAGAGGTCGAACTCTGCGCGGGCCTCGGGCAGGGCTGTCACCTCGGCGCCCAGGGCCTCCAGCGCCGGCAGGTCGCCCGCCTTGCCCAGCCCGCGAATGCGGGTCACCAGATCGGTGCGTGCCGCGCGCAGGGCGTGGCGCAGGGCGGCGTTGCGCGGATCGGTCTGCGCAAGCCGGGCCAGCGCTTCGGCGCGCTCCCGGGCGGTATCCAGCGCCAGCGCCTCGACCAGCCATGCCTCGATCACCGCGTTCAGCGCGGTGTCGCGGATGCGTCCCGGTCCCTGCGCCTTGCGCCAGTGGGCCACAGCGGGTGCGGCGGCGACACCGGCACGCCCGGCGATCCGGGCCATGGTGGCGCCGGACAGATCCGCCGCGATCAGCGAGGGCAGGCAGGGCGCAGGGCGCCGCAGGGCGCGGGCGATGCCCTCGGGCGTCAGGGCCTCTTGCACCCGGGCGAGCAGCGCCGGGTCCAGATGGCCGGCAAGGGACAGTGCGTGGTCCTGCACCAGCGCGGCCAGAACGGCGGTGGCGCGGCGCGCCTGCGGTGTCTGGCGCAGGGCGGCGCAGGCAAGGCGCGCGGCCTGCGGCACGGCCCCGGCCTCATGGGCCGCAAGGGCAAGATCGGTAAGCAGATCGCAGGGCAGGTCGTCGCGCCGGTCCAGCATGTCCGCGGCCCTGTCGAAGCATCCCGCCGCGGCGGCGCCGCGCATCCACGCCCCGGGGTCGGCCCCGGGGTCGCCCAGATCGGCCTGTGCCAGAGCCTTGTCGGCACAAAGCGCGTCCAGCGCGGTGCGGGCGGCGGGGAAGCGGTCAGAGACCCGGGCCAGCCGCGTGCAGGCGCCGTTCAGGTCGCCGCGTTCTATCGCCGCCTCGATCTGCGCGACCAGCAGCTCGGGCCGGGTGGCGGTCAGCGCATCGGTGCGTGGTGCGATGGTGGTGCGCATCCACTCGGCCATCAGCGCGCGGGCGAAGGCCTCGGTAAAATGGGCAAGGCTGGTGCTGTCGTCCTCGATGGCGCGCGGCTGGCCGAATTCCACCATCAGGTCCGTCGGGTCGCAGCAGGACAGGCCCAGCGCCGCGCATTCCTCGGCGACCATGTCGATCAGCCCGGCGCGCGAGCGGATCGGCAGGCCGTCCGGTTTCACTGCGTTCACATGCGTCACCACCAGCAGGTCCGGCAGCAGCGCCGCCAGTGTCTGAAGGTCGGCGCGCAGGCTGTCGCGGGTCACCAGGCTGCGGCGGATGCGGGCCAGCAGCCGCGACTGCGCGCATTGTTCGGCAGTGGCGGACCACGTGCTGTCGAGGAAGGCGGCACTGGCGGCCTCGTCCCCGGCATCCGCCAGGTCCCAGAAGGCGGCGGCGCGGGTGGTGTCGGACAGGAACTCGGGGAAGGCCGAGCGCAGGTAGTTCAACTGGATCGACACGCCATCGACGGTCAGCTCCTTGGCCGAGGCGATCTCGACCACGTAGAGGTCCGACATTTCGGGCGGCTGTGCACGCAGCGTTTCGCGGTCGTGAGAGCGGCAGACCAGCGGCCAGAGGTCGGCGGGGATCTCGGCCTCGCCGCGCAGGAACCGCGCCATCTGTACCGCCTCGGCGGGGGAATGGCAGTAGCCGTAGCTGCGCGTCAGGTTCAGGCGCACCCCGTGGGTGGCCTGCCCCATCCGCAGCGGCGTTGTGATCCGGCAGGATCCGATCGGCGTGACGGTATACATGGTCTCGGCCCCTTTTCGCGATCAGAGCGACCAGTAGGTCAGGGTGCCGGGCAGGGGGGTCTTGCGGAAGACCGCCTTGACGTCCATCAGCACGCCGCCGTCGCGGATGCGCCCGAAAAAGCCCTTGTCCTCGATGTACTCGCGATGCGCGGTGGCCAGGATCATCATGTCGAGATCGTTGAAATCGGCATTGTCCACCAGTTCGATGCCGTAGTGCGCGGCCTCGGCGGCGTCGCATTGCGGGTCGTGCATGACCGGTTGCAGGCCATAGCCGCGCAGCACCTCGATCAGTTCCAGCGTCTTCGAGTTGCGCAGGTCCGGCACGTCTTCCTTGAAGGTGATGCCGCAGATGCCCACGCGCTTGCCGGCAAGGTCGCCGCCCTGCTTGATCAGGAAGCGCAGCGCCGCGTCGGCCACATGGCGCACCATGCTTTCATTGGTGCGGCGCCCGGCCATGATCAGCTGCGGATTGTGGCCCAGCCGTTCCGCCAGCGCGGCGAGGTAATAGGGATCGACGCCGATGCAGTGTCCGCCGACAAGGCCCGGGGTCATCCTGACGAAGTTCCACTTGGTCGAGGCGGCCTCGATCACGTCATGGGTGTTCACGCCGATCTTGTCGCAGATCATCGACATCTCGTTCATCAGGGCGATGTTCACGTCGCGCTGGGTGTTTTCCAGTACCTTGGCGGCCTCGGCCACCTTGATGCTGGGTGCGGCGTGCAGGCCCGCGTCGATGACCGAGGCATAAAGGCTGCGGATGCGTTCCAACGTCTCGGCGCTGTCGCCCGAGATCACCTTGACCACATTGGCGACGGTGTTGACCTTGTCGCCGGGGTTGATGCGCTCGGGGCTGTAGCCCAGCCCGAAGTCGGTGCCGCAGCTCAGGCCCGACAGGCGTTCAAGGATCGGCGCGCAGATTTCTTCGGTGGCGCCCGGGTAGACGGTGGATTCGAAGACCACCACGTCGCCCTTGCTCAGGCAGGGGCCGACCGTCTCGCAGGCCGAGATCAGCGGCCCGAGGTCGGGCTGGTTCGAGGCGTTGATCGGCGTCGGCACGGTCACAATGTAGAAAGAGGCCTTGGCGATGCTGCGGCGGTCGGCGCTGGCCTTCAGCCCGCAGGTGCGCAGCGTCAAGGCGTCGACCTCGTTCGAGCCGTCGATGCCGCTTTTGATCTCTGCCACGCGGCGGGTCGAGATGTCGAAGCCGGCGACCTCTTCGAAGCGGCGGGCAAGGCGCACCGCCAGCGGCAGGCCGACGTAGCCAAGGCCGATCACCGCCACCCGTTCCGAGGTGGACTTGATCGTTTCGTTATCGGCGACAAGCTGTAGCCGCGTGACCCTTGCGTCCCGGTTGAGGCGCGTTTCCTGAAGCGATTTCGAGACCATCTGCCCTACCTTTTTTTGGTGCTTGTCATCGTTAATGGCGGGTAAAAATGGCGAAAATTTGCACGAAACCTGAAAGATTTACGGCTGTGGAAACGAACTGCTTCCAGGTTGGGGACAATCGAACTGTGGCAAGGTCAAATTGGGTTTAGTGTATTGAATTAAAATGAATTGTTCTGGGAATCCGTTGGGATGCTCGGCAGGACGGGCCGCAAAATGCCCGATTTCCCGGCAAAAGCTGACCACAATTTCACGGTTAACAGTCCGGTAGACATAAACAGGCCGGTCCGTCGGTCCTGGGTCCTGCCAAGCGCCGAGACGGGCGTCGGCGTCTTTGGGATCCAGCCTGCACCGGACCCGCCAAGACAGTGAGAACAGGCACATGTGGAATTGGAACGGCTCTTATTGGTATTGGGACATTTTCGGCTGGGAAACCGGCGGCAGTGGCGGTGACACCGGCAAGGGGATCGCCGGGCAACTGCCCGAGACCCTGCGCTTCGTGGAAGATCAGCGTGGGACGCTGGATCTTTCGGATCTGGATCTGGGCAGCCTCGGCGACAAGAACGACATCATCACCCTGACCTTCGAAGTCAGTTCCGGCGCGTTGTTTACCGGCCGCGACGGGCGGATCGACATCACCGGGTCCGGCACCGGCACCGTGACGCTGACCGGCAAGGTCAAGCACCTGGAGCGTTACCTTGACGACGCCGCGGACGCGCTGTCCTATCTTGGCGATCAGGATGCCTTTGGCGAGGGCGCCGGGGCGCTGAGCATCCGCGTCGGGCAGGGCAGTACGGCAGAGCTGCTGGGCAGCGTTTCGATCAACCTCGAAGACAGGCGGGACGACATCGTCGGGACCGAGGGTGACGACGACCTGTCCGGTGACGGCGGAATGAACGGAATCTACGGACTTGGCGGCGACGACTCGCTGCAAGGGCGCGACGGAAACGACCTGATCGAGGGCGGCGACGGCTGCGACACCGTTTCGGGCGGCGCGGGTGCCGATACGCTCGACGGCGGCGCCGGTGAGGATGTGTTGTACTACTACGGCTCGCAGGCCGGTGTCAGCATCGACCTCGGCGCCGGGACGGCCTCTGGCGGCGATGCCGAGGGTGATGTGATCTCGGGCTTCGAGCATATCTATGGCACCAATACCGCCGACGTGCTGACCGGCGACGCCTCTGCCAACACGCTCTTCGGTTACGGCGGGGCGGATGTGATCAACGGCATGGGTGGCGACGACGTGATCCGTGGCGGCGCCGGGGCCGACACGCTGGACGGCGGCGACGGCACCGACTGGCTGCGCTATCTCGGGTCGCGCGAAGGGGTGACCATCAGCCTCGAGGCCGGTACGGTCGGCAGCGGCGGCGATGCCGAGGGCGACGTGGTTTCGAACTTCGAGAACATCCAGGGGTCGGACCACGGCGACGTGCTGACCGGTGACGCGGGCGCCAATGACATCATCGGCAACGATGGCGACGACGCGATCTACGGCGGCGCGGGCAAGGACACGCTGCGCGGCGGGGAAGGGGCAGACACCCTGGACGGCGGCGCCGGGGTCGATACGCTGCTGTATCACGACTCGGACGCGGGCGTTTCCGTGAACCTGCGCACCGGCAGCGGCGCGGGGGGCGAGGCCGAAGGCGATGTGATCTCGAATATCGAGAACGTCTATGGTTCGGACCACGGCGACCTGCTGATCGGCGGTGCGGGCCGCAATTACCTTTATGGCTACGACGGCGACGACACGATCTCTGGCGGCGAGGGCAAGGACGTCCTGCGCGGCATGGCCGGGGCGGACAGCTTCCTCTTCGACACCGCGCCCGCGGCCTCGAACGTGGACCGCATCCTCGACTTCACCGCCGGCACCGACAACATCCTGCTGGACGGCGCGATCTTCGACACGCTGA
This region of Ponticoccus alexandrii genomic DNA includes:
- a CDS encoding glycosyltransferase; translation: MTSLAEKLDFSHSAPPLPPGASRQIFDMARGVTSPAMAEEVLAQLEPLLERFRADRHLALASGLLMERLRSEKDMRAVWSALQERFPQDPLALRMLMRWLRRDGRVDEGLVRIARHYPDCWRALPQARIALPGLIELKAWAELDQLWSTLSVLHPADRAIRMDYIKALAEQSRFPEAARVAHAVHGRDRMGAASQDLLARVEAQAKMMERYDLKQSAAAIDAILARAPAPRPLNRARRMVFFSGQLGTGGAERQMTRIACAFLDRAALAGDPLPEVWVKHANPATGADFYRPMLAEAGVPTRVFSEEDQIAVEALDGLTPDLRDLLSLLAPDVKRHTCQLLQAFRAHRTEVAYLWQDGGIVQSAIAAVLAGVPRIVTSFRGLPPNLRPNFWREELPVLYKALAAMPHVTFTANSQKAATAYEDWLNLAPGTVRVIPNAVKVMPPDGDDEDRAAWFEILERSAPCTRTVVGVFRFDENKRPLRWIEAAARYLAKRDDTRFVMLGSGALFPDAQAKIAELGLQDRVFALGIRSKVGFYMHRADLLMHLAAMEGLPNVLIEAQLVGTPVLATPAGGTDEVVEQGVTGTILSDAETLPEEELDTQLAQMLDDPDRLARYGALAMAHSIDRFSVETILDRTAELFENPC
- a CDS encoding nucleotide sugar dehydrogenase yields the protein MVSKSLQETRLNRDARVTRLQLVADNETIKSTSERVAVIGLGYVGLPLAVRLARRFEEVAGFDISTRRVAEIKSGIDGSNEVDALTLRTCGLKASADRRSIAKASFYIVTVPTPINASNQPDLGPLISACETVGPCLSKGDVVVFESTVYPGATEEICAPILERLSGLSCGTDFGLGYSPERINPGDKVNTVANVVKVISGDSAETLERIRSLYASVIDAGLHAAPSIKVAEAAKVLENTQRDVNIALMNEMSMICDKIGVNTHDVIEAASTKWNFVRMTPGLVGGHCIGVDPYYLAALAERLGHNPQLIMAGRRTNESMVRHVADAALRFLIKQGGDLAGKRVGICGITFKEDVPDLRNSKTLELIEVLRGYGLQPVMHDPQCDAAEAAHYGIELVDNADFNDLDMMILATAHREYIEDKGFFGRIRDGGVLMDVKAVFRKTPLPGTLTYWSL
- a CDS encoding calcium-binding protein, which gives rise to MWNWNGSYWYWDIFGWETGGSGGDTGKGIAGQLPETLRFVEDQRGTLDLSDLDLGSLGDKNDIITLTFEVSSGALFTGRDGRIDITGSGTGTVTLTGKVKHLERYLDDAADALSYLGDQDAFGEGAGALSIRVGQGSTAELLGSVSINLEDRRDDIVGTEGDDDLSGDGGMNGIYGLGGDDSLQGRDGNDLIEGGDGCDTVSGGAGADTLDGGAGEDVLYYYGSQAGVSIDLGAGTASGGDAEGDVISGFEHIYGTNTADVLTGDASANTLFGYGGADVINGMGGDDVIRGGAGADTLDGGDGTDWLRYLGSREGVTISLEAGTVGSGGDAEGDVVSNFENIQGSDHGDVLTGDAGANDIIGNDGDDAIYGGAGKDTLRGGEGADTLDGGAGVDTLLYHDSDAGVSVNLRTGSGAGGEAEGDVISNIENVYGSDHGDLLIGGAGRNYLYGYDGDDTISGGEGKDVLRGMAGADSFLFDTAPAASNVDRILDFTAGTDNILLDGAIFDTLTAGALLESQFLVAQDGAAQTADQRMIYDSGDGTLYYDADGSGALDAIAVAQLTNRADLSFDDILIV